Proteins co-encoded in one Sander vitreus isolate 19-12246 chromosome 9, sanVit1, whole genome shotgun sequence genomic window:
- the gng12b gene encoding guanine nucleotide-binding protein G(I)/G(S)/G(O) subunit gamma-12: protein MYSKCILFQSRFVYSCPKAALSSKMQSSSSIAQARRMVQQLRIEASIERIKVSKASSDLMRYCGEHAKNDPLFMGISTSENPFKDKKPCTFL, encoded by the exons atgtacagtaagtgtATTTTGTTCCAATCAAGGTTTGTGTACAGCTGTCCAAAGGCTGCGTTGTCATCAAAAATGCAGAGCTCCAGTAGCATAGCTCAGGCCAGGCGGATGGTGCAGCAGCTGAGGATAGAGGCCAGCATCGAGAGGATAAAG GTGTCAAAGGCTTCATCAGACCTGATGCGCTACTGTGGAGAACACGCTAAGAATGACCCGCTGTTCATGGGCATCTCCACCTCAGAAAACCCTTTCAAGGACAAGAAGCCTTGCACTTTTTTGTAG